In Fragaria vesca subsp. vesca linkage group LG5, FraVesHawaii_1.0, whole genome shotgun sequence, the genomic stretch TCCAGTTAAAATAGTAGAAAAGTTGAAAAATGATGAATACATATATAGCTGAAAGATGGACTAGAAGTAGTTGTAAAACAATCTGGTTTTTACTGATAAGGCTTATCTGGATTTTTCCCTTGTTTTTCTCACTAATTCAGGTTTAGATGGATCTTCAACGACTGGTTCATCCAAACATCCAACAATTTAGGATCTCTAAGATGTTTTGGCATTCCAAATTCTTTGCCTTTTTTCTTCTTCTTCTATATAAACGTACTGCTCTGTTGGTTGCATACTTGCTTATATCTCTCACAAGGTGAACACTCAGTAATCAAACTCTCCATCAGTTCATCGTTCAAGTGAGACAGTATGAGCCATCAGCAAGATTACAGGGTATATGTTATTACCACTATGATATGATGAATATCTTCTATTAGTTTTTGTATATTCACTATATTGTTCTTTTGACATGAAGAGTAAATTAACCCTGCTATGCAATATACTGTGTAGGGAAATGAAAATGGGGGGCAGCGCATTGATGCATCTAACTGGCTTCCCATAACTGCTAGTAGAAATGCAAAATGGTATTACTCGGCTTTTCACAATGTTACGGCTGTTGTTGGTGCAGGAATTCTAGGGTTACCATATGCAATGTCACAAACTGGCTGGTAATATTTATTCTTTTGCTTCTACGTACATTTTATCTGGATATATGGCTTTTCAATTTATGCACTGTTTAGGTTTAGTAGAGTTTTTGTGGCCAACAAATATTGTTTCTCCAACTTTTAGTTACCAAGAAATCCTGTGTAAATAGTTCTCAAAAAAAAGAAATCCTGTGTAAATAAATAAATCATATTACACTGACATGTGAGTAATTTAGAGATCAGAATATTGTTTCAGAGTTAGGTTTTGTGGGTGTATATACATCAAGTTAAATCAAACTTCAAATGTGAAATGTATACTTGTAATATGTTCTCACTTGCTAATCTTGTCTTTTCTCAGGTTTTCGGGATCGGTAGTCCTTGTTCTTTCTTGGCTCATCACATTCTACTCGTTCTGGCAACTAGTAGAAATGCATGAGATGGTGCCAGGAAAGCGATTTGATCGTTACCCAGAATTAGGGCAGCATTGTTTTGGACCCAAGTTAGGGTACTGGGTAGTGATGCCACAACAGTTGGCTGTGCAAGTCGCTACAGGCATTGTGTATGGCGTCACTGGTGGCAAATCACTCAAGAAATGCTTTGAACTCATTTGGCCGGCTTGGGGTGATTACAGAACAACATACTTCATCCTCTTTTTCGTGTGTTTGCAATTTGTCATCTCCCAAGCTCCAAACTTCAATTCTTTGAAAGGTGTTTCTCTCCTGGCTGCAATCATGTCCATCGGGTAAGATTATACACGATACTAATCATAACTTCATTCTTCTAGGGTTTAGGGTTTATGGTTTATAAACCGTAAAGATGATTACTAGGGTTTAGGGTTTCAGCAACTTGTAGAATTGCATGATAACTAGGGTTAAACGTCATAGAAAGATCACGTTTTCGGGCAAACATCTAAAATAGATATGTCGTTAAAAGTTTTTTTTTTTCTTTTGTAGTAGTCAGTACTCAGTACTTATGCATTTTGTTTTATCGTTGCAGTTATGCCGCAATAGCATTTTTCGCATCAACAATCCAGGGAGTGCATCATCGTGAGGGTGTGAGCTACGGGGTTCGATCTCCGACAGTTTCTGGTCAAGTCTTTGATTTCTTGAATGGGTGTGGAACAATAGCTTTTGCTTTTGCAGGACACAGTGTATCCCTAGAAATTCAAGCTACCATTCCTTCAACTCCAGAGAAACCCTCAAAATATGCTATGTGGAAAGGTGTTGTTGTAGCTTATGTCGTCGTAGCGGTTTGCTATGGCACTGTTTCAGTCGCCGGCTACTGGGCGTATGGCAAACATGTAGAAGATGATGTTCTCATCTCACTTATGAGGCCTGCATGGCTCATTGCATTGGCTAACTTCATGGTGTTTGTTCATGTTATTGGAAGTTATCAGGTAAATTCAACAACAGTTTACAAAACCCGAAACATGAAATTACTAGCAAATCGATCGCTAATGGTATACTGTTCTCATATATTGCAGGTCTTTACCATGCCTGTATTTGATCAGATTGAGCAATATCTTGTAGAAGAACGGGGTCTCGCCCCCGGACGACCTTTGCGCATCATTTGCCGTAGTATATATGTCGGTACGTATAAAACTACTCACACCATATATATACTTCTCATATTTCTAACAACAATCTGGGAAAGGTGAGAATCATTTGCATTATATATACAGGTTGCTTTATGTTATAGTTGGTAAATATTATAGTTTCTTGAATGTAAGTACGCAACTTAATTGTAGAACCATCTGGCTTTTAAGTTTCTTGGATACGTTATCATTTGTAATAGCCCTGACATTTGATACTCTCTTTTTCATTTTTCCAGCTGCAATAGGGTTTGTTTCGATAAGCGTTCCATTTTTCGGAGGCTTGTTAGGATTATTTGGAGGATTGTTTTTCGCCTCCACATCTTATTTTGTAAGTTACTGATGATGAATTTAATTTCTTAACCTATATAATAGAGACAATGTAGTTCATGAAATGTCTCAAACAATTACTGGCGAGTGCTTAAACTAGTGAACTAAATTGATGCAGATGCCTTGTATTATGTGGCTTGTCACCCACAAGCCAAAAAAAATGAGCTTCCACTGGACTGCATCATGGGTATGTAGAACAATCTATTCCTTAGTTATTCTCTTGTCATATGTTTTCTATTGGTGGCTCCAAGTTCTCGGATCTATAATTTTACTTTTTCTGTGTATGTTGATTACAGATAAGCATTGTTCTTGGCTTTCTGCTGGCATTTCTATCACCAATAGGAGGGGCATATACAATTATTGTGGCATTCAAAACTTACAGCTTCTTTTCTTAGAACACATGTACATACTGTTATTTCTTCTTTTCTTAGGAATAGTATGTGATCAGTTTGGGGATGAAATTTCCAGTTTGGTTTTCTTTCTGTGGATTAATATGCAGTTTGTTTTGGTCTTTATTGAAACAAGAAAACTCCCTTCTTGTTTGAGCTCTTTGTTAAATACAATGATTAAGTTATTGAGTCGAGTGTGTGTTCATGTTGCGTCGATTTGAGCTTTTGGCCAGAGGCCCCTAAATTTAAAATGAAAATGAGAGCAAAAATTCTCCCTCATCCTTCTGGTGTGGCAGCAAAACCTACCTCGTCGTTCTCATTGTCTTTGTGGCTTTCTTCCACTTAAATCTCACCCTCAGATAGTTTTTGGTCTAAAAAAATGCGCTCTCTAAAAGGTTCCATTTCATCTCCGGGAGACTCAATTCCAATCCTTTTCTTTCAGTGGAGGTGGATCCGCAATAGAGAAGCATGTACTAATTAGCAAGGGTATGCCTTCTCTATATCAATCGCTGCACTGCTATGATGACAACCTCATTCTAAACCTGATTTCCACTCCCGAGATGTTCGTCAGTTGCATTTAGCCTGAAAGCCCGCAACTAATAATAACATGAACTAGTTACTAGTTCATACATGCATGCCACGTTCAAGAATATGTGCATTACAAGAAAAGGAAAACCAAAGAATAACAAATACACGGTCTCAAAAGCATCTGAGCTTTAGGTCTCAAAAGCTGATTATACTATGAACATGGCTTGTATTATATATAATACATCTGCTCATCTTGCCGGCTACAAAGAGAGTAAAATTCCTCACGAAAATCTCTAAAGCGTGTCTAAAAGTCTAACAGAATAAACCTTGACCTTGCAAGATTCATTTTCATTTGCATTCTAAACGCCCGTGACTCATAGACACAGAGATCAACTAGTCTCACTTCCAAATTGTTTCTGGATATCCTGGAAGGATACAGTTGCAGATCCCCTCCTTTTGGCCCTCGGCTGAGATGAATGCTCCTTCCAACCAGTCATATAAATAACCTACAAAGCCCAAGGGCATTGTCATGCAAGTATCTAACCACATTCCCTGAATTCAACTAGCAACTACAGAAGCTTGACACAAAACATTATCCTATAGTCCAGTTCACATATAAATTATTCTGTTTATTTTTCAAGTTGTTAACAAAAACAAAACAGGTGGGCTATAACCCCATTCCACCTTCAGTAAGAAAGCTTAACAACAAGTTGATGTCACAAAGAACACAAGAGATGAGATGATCTTTAAACAATTTCAGGTATAGAATTTCACTCGGGATTCAGGAGACTTCATTGTGTGCAAAGGTAAAACAAGACATCTTAAACCACTGACATCTTGAATAACTAGACTAAACTGAAGACAGAGTCACAACAATTAAGCCAAACGAGGGTGCACATAAAGACAGTTAGCAACTTTGACCAGGCTGCCCACTACTCTGGAAGAGTTTGTTCAACCTATCCTACAAGGCCCTCTTGAGGGATGAAACTGAGGTTGATCACGATTATATGGTTTATAGTTTCCTATTTGGCTCTTTTGCAAAGGCGAAATGATGATCGAAAATGTGGATTTGGTTTAAATAACTAAACTAGATGGTCTAGAGACCCCAACAATTGAGTGCTCATCTCCAGCCACTAAATCCTAAACCAGAAATAAATCACCGCACTTTGGGATAAAAATCAGGCTACATCAGCAACTCAGCATGCAGACTTGTTCAATAGAGGTGTTCTTTCTTTCCAAACACGTATATAAGCATCTCAATACAATGTTTTTGCCTCATGTAGAAACTCTGGTTGATGACTTGATGCTACTTTATTAATCTTTAAGCTATCAATTGTATCGGAACTTATTACATTGTGTATGCTCACCTGAAAGGTTGCAGGGATGGTGCCATCATCTGCTGCAAACATTGAATCATAAATTGCTGCAGTTGCAAGGGCTGTATCTCTCTTGAGCATCTGGTTTTAAATTATAGGGACAACACATAATCAATATGAATTTGATAAAAAATAGAACATACTCATTACTTGATAATGCAAGAAAACAAAATGTATCCCAAAAGATTAAAAGTAAAAACATACAGGGTTCCTTTGTAGAAGGGCATTGGTTTCACCCATTCCACGCAAATGTTCTATGAGATCCAGAGCTACACCAAAATAAAGAAGAAGAAAAGAATTAAAGATTTAGGGACGAGCGAGTTAGAGAATGAGATCAATATGCATTCTCCAATAAGTAAAATTTCAAGCATGACAAGATCTATCAAACGGTTGTATAAGAAAACAGAATCAAGCCCCGAGCGTGTGCAACTGGTATTATGAGAGAGGGACTCTAATGTTGGTCCTTGTTATATACACATATATGTGCATTATTAACACTGGCCTACATACCCATGTCTTCACACAGATAAGTAATTACAGACAAAAAAAAAAAAAAAAGGAATAGCCTCATCTCTAAATGAAGATGTCTTGGCAGTTCGTATTGTTTTGAAGAGACCAGGAGAGTTGGACTTATTTAACATGCTCATCCAAAATAGTCGGGGTTAACTTATCAAATTTAGAGAACTGATTAACATTTTGTGAGGAAAGAAAATGGTTGTGGTGGAGGTGGGGGCTGGGACCAAAATCAACTCCAGAAACCAAAAACGAGCCACAAAGCAGATCATTATTCAAGTAATCAGACAGATCAAGTTACCATATTAAACTACACTGGTCTTGAACTTCTATATGAGAAAGAGGAAAGCAACCACCAGTAGATAGGGTACTATTCTTGGTTTAACATATGTACTGCTCATGTGACAGAATGTAGATAAAATTATACAGATATATACACATGAAAATAGGAACTATCAGAAGGGAGTTGGTATATCGAAGGAGCCTTGGCTAACAAATTCAAAAGTATCAAAATTTCTAGTTGAGGTCAAACTGCAACATGGATAAGGGAATGCTCACCACTTGGATATCTCACTACATATTCATCAACATCAACACCTGGAAGGGTAAAGCCTGCCCTCGTCAAAAGATTTCCTGCATCCCGCACCTAACCCAGAGAGTAAATGAAGCGTTAGATACCCTATTGCAATAACCAGTACATGCACCACTGCAACTTCAGAGAAGGAAAACGAAAGAAAAAAACATCGCATGAAGGAATGAGTTTTACACTTATATAGGAACAAAAGGAAATGCCTTGAGCAGGGAATCAACAAACAAGTTCATAACGAGCTTAATTAACCAAAATTATAGATCACGAAGGTAACAAGAACAAGTTACGCAACATTGGCCTCAATGACATTATTACTAAACTTCCCAGAAGCCCTGTTTTTATGGCAGATAGTATATACCAAAAGCCCATTAATTTAAAAACAAGCTATATGCCAATTTCAGATAATTGTTATGTTCTAACTATTACAGAAACAAATTTCAATACACTTGAGCACAAACCATATCCAACAAATTTTTAGACCAATTATGCTCAAATCATTTACTGGATACAGTCAATCCTGCCCAGAAGGTTGCAAGTACCATTCCAAACCCAACAAGAATTTAGCAGAAAAGAATCTAGGAAGTATAAACAGGTTGGCTCTCACTTTTTAAAGGGATGTCTAATGTCACTGTTAAAAACTATATAAAATTCCAGGGTCTAGGTATTGGAGAAGTTTGCTTAACGAAAATGTGGCAAATACGCCAAATAGCCTGCCGTGTACCGTTATGTCCAAGTCATACCCTTCAAACTACAATTAAAACAAGAAAAATAATAAAAAGGAACAATTTAACAAGGTGCTATAATGCAAGAGGGAGACCCCTTATTTCTCCTCTACCCCCTTCAACTGGTTTTGTAAACAGACTTCAACGTCTGAAATGAAATAGTGAAATAACACCTTTGGAACACAAACCAAGGACAACCATAAACATTGCTTGGACTTCCAATAACCCCTATAGAACTTGAAGTTACTGCAGCCACTGGACCTAAGTATCGCCATTATTTAGCTATAACAGTTCATGTCTTGAAAGGGTTACACCTAAATGCCTCATGGGTTACGTACTCGTATTCCCTGACATAAAACGCTTCCCCAGCGGATAGACGTTTAAAAACATTTATAAATATATATAAATGCCAACAATCCTATAATTTTATCCATTTAGCAAATTTGATGAAATTTCAGAGATGTGAGGAAAAAGATGACTTCCTCTCAACTTCAGGACTGTACTTTATAGAAGTCAAAAAGATCCACATCTATTAACATGGGGATTGCCAGAAGATATTAAAAAGCACAATTTGTCCACACAGAATGTAAAATATTAAGCTAAAAAAGAAAGTCTGCTTGGACTCCTCAGACAAAAAAAAATCAATGCAATAAATTACATACTTGTGCTAAAGGCGATATTCGTGGACTAATACCTCCTTCACGCTCCATTTGTGCCACAGTGCATGCAATTCTCAGCTCTCTAGTAACAGTAAAGCAGAAATAATCAATTGTATATTCTTTAAGTAATAATTCAACATATGTAATAGAAAAATGAACAATAACAACTTTAAGGTTTCTCCGCCAAGAATTGCTGCTAAGAATAAGCCATCTGGTTTTAATGCCAATCTGCACTGTCAAACATATTATTATCTCAGATATTTCCATGCATTGGGATTTGAATACTATGAAGATGAAACTAATGACACTCACTGCCATATACCAGTACAAATAGAGGAGTAGAACAATAACAAAGATTTCTGTAAGAAAATCTTGAAAAAAATATGCATGAAATGATTCCCATAGCTTCAGTAATCAAGTTAAAACATCAGCCGATAAACTACAAGTAGCATAACTCCTTAAAAGTATTTTCTGTAACTTGTGCAGTAAGTCTAAATAGTATTTGGCGCATATCTGGCTGTCAGCACCGATTATTTGATATCCAGGAGAAAGCATCGGATTTAAGAAGCAAACCTATGTGCTATTATTCTCACTCTAATTAAGCAACTAATTTATTCTCTCTTGAATCACACGCTTTATCAGTGTACGAGTATGTAAGAAAGTACTGGGCGTGCAAATATGTATATCATGACTAATGCAGGCTTGTAATGTTCTACGTTGAACAGTGATATAGAGTAGGATTTGGAAGAGTTCAGATTATTTAGCGAAATAAACGATATGAAGTTAGTTTTGGTACACATACATGTAATATTACATTTCACTACTGCAGTAGCATAAACAGGCATTTCAGAGCTTACTGTTAAACAAACATGATCTATTAAGGTGTTTTCTCTTTATTATCTTTCATGAATGTTTTCCCTCATCCCCACAAGAGTTATTATGGATCCAATATTCCTTCTCGATGCTTATAAATTACAACAACACTACTGCAAATACCTGTATCATAGCTCCTGGAAGATCATTTGTCCAATGAAGGCCCAAGCAACTTATTACCAGATCTAGAGAACTTCACATAAAATTAGAGGATATCAATCAAACTTAAAACTCCCACAATAGATGTATTCAAACTAAACAAAGATATTAACGACCGCGGTAGAAGGATTATACCTTTCTTTAATGGGCAAAAACTCTTCGTCACCGACCATGAAAGATGTTTCGATGTTTTCATTCTGTACCTCATCCTCAGCATTTCTACATCGTTTTACCATGTCATATGATGCAGACATCATAATGAGCTTTTCGATGGCACCTAATAATTAAAAAAGATAAGCACATCATGTATCCCAAGGAATATTAAGATACCATATGTTGAATAATTATAATGTAGAGTCAACTTTTTCCTTGGTCACAATTCACTTTGAGACTACTAGTTTAATTGAGTCCTGTTACAGAGAATCTTCATACCTCGACCATGGAGCAAGCACCTGACGGCTTCCAAAGAACCACCTAAACATAATGCTGTTGGAAATGTTTTCTTACAATCCTGCAACATCACATATGTCAATGTAAAAGGAAAAAAAATTATAATAGGAACAAAATAATAATAAAGTATAAAGATCACTCATGATTTAACAGAGTTCTAAAAATTTCCATATGAATATATCAATTTAGTACAGTCAAATCTGGCAATTAATCGTATCTGTGACAAATACATATTCTTAAGTCCTAAGTGAAAATTTTCATTCAGAATATTGAGCACTTTCACCAACATCAAATGTAGCTGTTATCCTACATTCTAGTATTTAGTAATAGTTTATATATGTTATCCAAAACATGACATACTTCTTTAGAAATGATGAATTTTTCTGGGAGAGATGCAGCTCTTCTGGGGTACTGTCTAAGGAGATTATATGAGGAAAGAGAGTCCTTATGATATCCTGTCCTTAGAATTTAGAAGTAAAGATGGATTGCAATATGGCAGTACTTGGGATTCCAATATTGAGATCCAGCGATCAAAAAGTTTTTGTGGGAAATGAAGAAAGGGTGGATGATTTAAGGCATCATTGAGTACATGTGCTATAGTATCTGGAGAAGGTATTCTGCTTGCCTATCCCCACATTAGTGTAGGTAGTTAGTTTCTTTAAGAATCTGCTTTAAAGTGATAGGTTTTCTAAGGGT encodes the following:
- the LOC101296781 gene encoding lysine histidine transporter-like 5-like, translating into MSHQQDYRGNENGGQRIDASNWLPITASRNAKWYYSAFHNVTAVVGAGILGLPYAMSQTGWFSGSVVLVLSWLITFYSFWQLVEMHEMVPGKRFDRYPELGQHCFGPKLGYWVVMPQQLAVQVATGIVYGVTGGKSLKKCFELIWPAWGDYRTTYFILFFVCLQFVISQAPNFNSLKGVSLLAAIMSIGYAAIAFFASTIQGVHHREGVSYGVRSPTVSGQVFDFLNGCGTIAFAFAGHSVSLEIQATIPSTPEKPSKYAMWKGVVVAYVVVAVCYGTVSVAGYWAYGKHVEDDVLISLMRPAWLIALANFMVFVHVIGSYQVFTMPVFDQIEQYLVEERGLAPGRPLRIICRSIYVAAIGFVSISVPFFGGLLGLFGGLFFASTSYFMPCIMWLVTHKPKKMSFHWTASWISIVLGFLLAFLSPIGGAYTIIVAFKTYSFFS
- the LOC101313804 gene encoding putative methyltransferase At1g22800-like — translated: MKRWRALYRSSSLRRTTPHSLSSSTAFCTDSQADGPQTSRFKVFDRDFRRKQLDRASWLMRPKDSFVDSVADNLLDRLEDCKKTFPTALCLGGSLEAVRCLLHGRGAIEKLIMMSASYDMVKRCRNAEDEVQNENIETSFMVGDEEFLPIKESSLDLVISCLGLHWTNDLPGAMIQCRLALKPDGLFLAAILGGETLKELRIACTVAQMEREGGISPRISPLAQVRDAGNLLTRAGFTLPGVDVDEYVVRYPSALDLIEHLRGMGETNALLQRNPMLKRDTALATAAIYDSMFAADDGTIPATFQVIYMTGWKEHSSQPRAKRRGSATVSFQDIQKQFGSETS